A single genomic interval of Cucumis sativus cultivar 9930 chromosome 7, Cucumber_9930_V3, whole genome shotgun sequence harbors:
- the LOC101218778 gene encoding rop guanine nucleotide exchange factor 12, translated as MVRAMEQEHEGFRSRFFLFRGNHENTGRHAKSLSVESANVFDSVNEDDLSTSRSQGSTPVHNSSEKHQAGPPLAPSNRSERASKPKLSSKDNDLAAEKEAREKMALEMEQMKERFAKLLLGEDMSGGGKGVSSALALSNAITNLAASVFGEQWRLEPMSVERKARWRKEIDLLLSVTDYIVEFVPSQQKSKDGTNMEIMVTRQRNDLHLNIPALRKLDAMLIDCLDNFKDQNEFYYVSRDANDSEKGNNKRNDKWWLPTAKVPPNGLSDMSRKFLQYQKDCVNQVLKAAMAINAQIISEMEIPEDYIESLPKNGRASLGDSIYKSITVEFFDPDQFLSSMDLTSEHKILDLKDRIEASIVIWRRKMNQKDGKSTWGSAVSMEKRELFEERAETILLILKHRFPGIPQSSLDISKIQFNRDVGHAVLESYSRILESLAFTVMSRIEDVLHADGLTQNPSQIATRRKPTSEPPMEKLEELNNGPETPASMTLLDFMGWGQDQNETEMKKESFGNSDDLNLDSDLKQGNKAGNIVTNKKVSYLENLSAVRSPTARH; from the exons ATGGTTCGTGCTATGGAGCAAGAGCACGAAGGTTTCAGGTCCagattctttcttttcagAGGAAATCATGAGAATACAGGCAGACATGCCAAGAGCTTGAGTGTGGAGAGTGCCAATGTATTTGACTCTGTCAATGAAGATGATTTGTCGACGTCGAGAAGCCAGGGATCGACACCGGTTCACAACTCTTCTGAGAAACACCAAGCTGGGCCACCACTGGCACCATCCAATCGATCTGAAAGGGCTTCAAAGCCAAAGTTGAGCAGCAAAGACAACGATCTTGCCGCTGAAAAAGAAGCCAGGGAGAAGATGGCCTTAG AAATGGAACAGATGAAAGAGAGATTTGCAAAGTTACTCTTGGGGGAAGACATGTCTGGGGGAGGGAAGGGAGTTTCCTCAGCCTTGGCATTGTCTAATGCAATCACAAACCTTGCTG CTTCTGTTTTTGGAGAACAATGGCGTCTTGAGCCAATGTCAGTAGAAAGAAAAGCAAGATGGAGAAAAGAAATCGATTTGCTCTTATCCGTTACAGATTATATTGTAGAGTTCGTACCTTCACAACAAAAATCCAAGGATGGAACGAATATGGAG aTCATGGTGACACGGCAACGAAATGATTTGCACTTGAATATCCCAGCTTTGAGGAAGCTTGATGCCATGTTAATT GATTGTCTGGATAATTTTAAAGACCAAAATGAGTTCTACTACGTATCAAGAGATGCCAATGACTCGGAGAAAGGAAATAACAAAAGGAACGATAAATGGTGGCTACCTACGGCCAAAGTTCCTCCAAATGGTTTGTCAGACATGTCAAGGAAGTTTCTGCAGTACCAGAAGGATTGTGTCAACCAAGTTCTCAAAGCAGCCATGGCTATAAATGCTCAAATCATATCAGAAATGGAGATCCCTGAAGACTACATTGAGTCTCTCCCTAAA AATGGAAGGGCAAGCCTAGGGGATTCCATCTACAAAAGTATAACAGTTGAGTTCTTTGATCCGGATCAGTTTCTCTCCAGCATGGACCTAACATCAGAGCATAAAATCCTAGATCTCAAAGACAGAATCGAAGCCTCCATAGTGATTTGGAGAAGGAAGATGAACCAGAAAGATGGAAAATCTACTTGGGGTTCAGCAGTGAGTATGGAAAAGAGGGAACTATTTGAAGAAAGAGCAGAAACCATCTTGCTAATACTTAAGCACCGCTTCCCTGGAATTCCACAATCTTCACTAGACATCAGCAAAATTCAGTTCAACCGG GACGTGGGGCACGCCGTTTTAGAAAGCTACTCCAGAATACTGGAAAGCTTAGCCTTCACAGTGATGTCACGAATTGAAGACGTACTCCACGCCGATGGGTTAACTCAGAACCCATCACAAATAGCAACAAGGAGGAAGCCGACGAGCGAACCCCCAATGGAAAAATTAGAAGAGTTGAACAACGGCCCAGAAACGCCGGCTTCAATGACGCTGTTGGATTTCATGGGGTGGGGACAGGATCAAAACGAGACGGAGATGAAGAAGGAATCGTTTGGGAATTCAGATGATTTAAACTTGGATTCAGATCTGAAACAAGGGAATAAGGCAGGGAATATAGTGACGAACAAGAAGGTTTCGTACCTGGAGAATTTGAGCGCTGTTAGAAGTCCAACGGCGCGccattga
- the LOC101219325 gene encoding protein CURVATURE THYLAKOID 1C, chloroplastic — protein sequence MASIVATLPPPLLAPRKSFTILNISQKLSVFSTANGRSGNVVVKAVGGSSESSTSLDIVKSVRNVWDQPEDRLALFGLGFAAVATAWTATNVVTAIDKLPLLPGVLEFIGALVSWWFVYRYLLFKPNREELLQIINKSILDVFGQ from the exons ATGGCTTCCATTGTTGCTACTCTACCTCCGCCATTGTTGGCGCCTCGCAAAAGCTTTACTATTCTCAACATTTCTCAGAAGCTCTCTGTTTTCTCCACTGCAA ATGGACGTTCGGGCAATGTGGTTGTAAAGGCTGTTGGAGGCAGCTCTGAGTCTTCTACTTCCCTTGATATTGTTAAGTCTGTTCGAAATGTT TGGGATCAACCTGAAGACCGATTGGCGCTTTTCGGCCTGGGATTTGCAGCTGTAGCAACTGCATGGACAGCAACAAATGTTGTTACG GCCATCGACAAGCTACCACTGCTTCCAGGTGTATTAGAATTCATAGGAGCACTGGTTTCTTGG TGGTTCGTGTATCGCTACCTCCTGTTCAAGCCAAATCG GGAAGAGCTTTTGCAGATAATCAACAAGTCAATATTAGATGTATTTGGACAGTAA
- the LOC101218545 gene encoding homeobox-leucine zipper protein GLABRA 2 isoform X1, which yields MAVVMSDNHASRRLKTLPSSPALSLTLAGVFGNAAPMDVEADTTGRREDSCSDNSEPAGSRSAEDLGVDPDDEDEDKLQGNTKKRKNRHTSEQIREMEMLFKESPHPDEKQRQQLSEKLGLSCKQIKFWFQNRRTQIKAIHERHENALLKGEMEKLREENQAMREMISKSSCTKGCCSASTNSLDAIFTTSDQQQQQLVTEIARLKAEVERLRTALDKYAPAGTENNKEEGGIERPGRNLEKSKSIFGLEKGRVMLIGKRAIEEVVKMGDSDEPLWVRSVETGRELLNYDVYMKELAVGNERGKREVEASRETGVVFADLHRLVQSFMDVVQWKEMFPSMISKASTMEVVFNGDGNNRDGAVQLMFAELQMLTPTIPPREIFFIRSCKQLSPGKWVVADVSIDKVGDHVDSSSSRCRKRPSGCIIQDQSDGHCKGWFQVTWVEHWECHKIGLHTIYRTIVNSGLIFGATHWMSTLQMHCEWQVFFMATNVPMKDSTGITTVGGRKSVLRLAQRMTSSIYQAIGASNSHTWTKVQSKIGETIRIASRKNLKNPHEPTGLILCAVASIWLPVSPKLLFEFLIDEARRPEWDVMLSSGQAEMLANFAKGQNRGNAVTIQAVKSDETNKWILQDSLTNEYESTVVYAQVDMNGMKSVMAGFDSGNITTLPTGFSILPDGHPTRPLVISSSKEERETRGGSLLTVASQILVSPSPTAETTSQSVEYVNNIMSHTLENIKASLQGEDD from the exons ATGGCCGTTGTCATGTCCGACAACCACGCATCTCGCCGTCTTAAAACCCTTCCTTCTTCTCCggctctctctctcactctc GCTGGAGTTTTTGGAAATGCGGCGCCGATGGATGTGGAAGCGGACACCACGGGAAGGAGGGAGGATAGCTGTAGTGATAACTCGGAGCCGGCGGGATCGAGGTCGGCGGAGGATTTGGGGGTAGACccagatgatgaagatgaagataagTTGCAGGGGAATacgaagaagaggaagaatcGTCATACTTCGGAGCAAATCAGAGAAATGGAAAT GTTGTTTAAAGAATCACCTCATCCAGATGAGAAACAACGGCAGCAACTGAGTGAGAAACTTGGTCTTTCTTGTAAACAAATCAAGTTCTGGTTTCAGAATCGTAGAACCCAAATCAAG GCTATTCACGAGCGTCATGAAAACGCTTTATTAAAAGgagaaatggagaaattaCGAGAGGAAAATCAAGCGATGAGAGAAATGATAAGTAAATCTTCTTGCACTAAAGGTTGTTGTTCTGCTTCAACTAATTCCCTAGACGCAATTTTCACCACTTCTGATCAACAACAACAGCAACTAGTAACTGAAATTGCTCGACTCAAAGCTGAG GTGGAGAGATTAAGAACAGCTCTGGATAAATACGCGCCGGCGGGGACAGAGAACAACAAGGAGGAAGGAGGAATAGAGAGGCCGGGGAGGAATTTGGAGAAATCGAAGAGTATATTCGGATTGGAGAAAGGTAGAGTTATGTTGATAGGGAAGAGAGCGATAGAGGAGGTGGTGAAAATGGGGGATTCCGATGAGCCACTGTGGGTGAGAAGCGTTGAAACAGGAAGAGAGCTATTGAATTACGATGTGTATATGAAGGAATTAGCGGTCGGAAATGAGAGAGGGAAGAGAGAAGTGGAAGCGTCGAGAGAAACGGGTGTGGTGTTCGCTGATCTTCATCGATTGGTTCAGAGCTTCATGGATGTG GTTCAATGGAAGGAAATGTTTCCGTCGATGATCTCGAAGGCGTCGACTATGGAGGTCGTCTTCAATGGCGACGGTAACAACAGAGATGGTGCAGTTCAACTG ATGTTTGCAGAGCTCCAAATGCTGACCCCAACCATCCCTCCAAGAGAGATTTTTTTCATTCGAAGTTGCAAGCAACTAAGCCCCGGTAAGTGGGTCGTTGCTGATGTCTCCATCGACAAAGTCGGAGACCATGTCGACTCTTCTTCCTCTCGTTGTAGGAAACGCCCCTCTGGTTGCATCATCCAAGACCAATCTGACGGTCATTGTAAG GGGTGGTTTCAGGTCACGTGGGTGGAGCATTGGGAATGTCACAAGATTGGACTTCACACCATATACCGAACCATCGTCAATAGCGGTTTAATATTTGGAGCAACACATTGGATGTCCACGCTACAAATGCATTGTGAGTGGCAGGTTTTCTTCATGGCCACCAACGTTCCCATGAAGGATTCCACTG GAATCACCACTGTTGGTGGGAGAAAAAGTGTTCTTCGATTGGCTCAGAGAATGACCTCTAGTATTTATCAAGCTATCGGTGCTTCCAACAGCCATACATGGACCAAGGTTCAAAGCAAAATAGGTGAAACCATACGGATTGCTTCCAGAAAGAACTTGAAAAACCCACATGAACCTACTGGTTTGATCTTGTGTGCAGTTGCTTCTATTTGGCTACCTGTTTCCCCTAAACTCTTGTTCGAATTCTTGATCGATGAAGCTCGCCGACCCGAG TGGGATGTAATGTTAAGTAGCGGTCAAGCAGAAATGTTAGCAAACTTCGCCAAAGGACAAAATCGAGGCAATGCGGTTACTATCCAA GCAGTAAAATCAGATGAAACCAACAAGTGGATTCTACAAGATAGTCTAACAAACGAATACGAATCAACGGTTGTCTATGCTCAAGTTGACATGAATGGTATGAAGTCTGTGATGGCCGGGTTTGACTCAGGCAACATCACGACATTACCGACAGGGTTCTCAATCCTTCCAGATGGCCACCCAACAAGGCCATTGGTTATCAGTTCCAGCAAAGAAGAGAGGGAAACAAGAGGAGGCTCATTGCTAACAGTGGCATCTCAAATCCTAGTGAGTCCCTCTCCGACAGCCGAAACAACGTCACAGTCAGTCGAATATGTTAACAATATTATGTCACAtactttagaaaatattaaagcaAGCCTACAAGGTGAAGATGATTGA
- the LOC101218545 gene encoding homeobox-leucine zipper protein GLABRA 2 isoform X2: MAVVMSDNHASRRLKTLPSSPALSLTLAGVFGNAAPMDVEADTTGRREDSCSDNSEPAGSRSAEDLGVDPDDEDEDKLQGNTKKRKNRHTSEQIREMEMLFKESPHPDEKQRQQLSEKLGLSCKQIKFWFQNRRTQIKAIHERHENALLKGEMEKLREENQAMREMISKSSCTKGCCSASTNSLDAIFTTSDQQQQQLVTEIARLKAEVERLRTALDKYAPAGTENNKEEGGIERPGRNLEKSKSIFGLEKGRVMLIGKRAIEEVVKMGDSDEPLWVRSVETGRELLNYDVYMKELAVGNERGKREVEASRETGVVFADLHRLVQSFMDVVQWKEMFPSMISKASTMEVVFNGDGNNRDGAVQLMFAELQMLTPTIPPREIFFIRSCKQLSPGKWVVADVSIDKVGDHVDSSSSRCRKRPSGCIIQDQSDGHCKVTWVEHWECHKIGLHTIYRTIVNSGLIFGATHWMSTLQMHCEWQVFFMATNVPMKDSTGITTVGGRKSVLRLAQRMTSSIYQAIGASNSHTWTKVQSKIGETIRIASRKNLKNPHEPTGLILCAVASIWLPVSPKLLFEFLIDEARRPEWDVMLSSGQAEMLANFAKGQNRGNAVTIQAVKSDETNKWILQDSLTNEYESTVVYAQVDMNGMKSVMAGFDSGNITTLPTGFSILPDGHPTRPLVISSSKEERETRGGSLLTVASQILVSPSPTAETTSQSVEYVNNIMSHTLENIKASLQGEDD, encoded by the exons ATGGCCGTTGTCATGTCCGACAACCACGCATCTCGCCGTCTTAAAACCCTTCCTTCTTCTCCggctctctctctcactctc GCTGGAGTTTTTGGAAATGCGGCGCCGATGGATGTGGAAGCGGACACCACGGGAAGGAGGGAGGATAGCTGTAGTGATAACTCGGAGCCGGCGGGATCGAGGTCGGCGGAGGATTTGGGGGTAGACccagatgatgaagatgaagataagTTGCAGGGGAATacgaagaagaggaagaatcGTCATACTTCGGAGCAAATCAGAGAAATGGAAAT GTTGTTTAAAGAATCACCTCATCCAGATGAGAAACAACGGCAGCAACTGAGTGAGAAACTTGGTCTTTCTTGTAAACAAATCAAGTTCTGGTTTCAGAATCGTAGAACCCAAATCAAG GCTATTCACGAGCGTCATGAAAACGCTTTATTAAAAGgagaaatggagaaattaCGAGAGGAAAATCAAGCGATGAGAGAAATGATAAGTAAATCTTCTTGCACTAAAGGTTGTTGTTCTGCTTCAACTAATTCCCTAGACGCAATTTTCACCACTTCTGATCAACAACAACAGCAACTAGTAACTGAAATTGCTCGACTCAAAGCTGAG GTGGAGAGATTAAGAACAGCTCTGGATAAATACGCGCCGGCGGGGACAGAGAACAACAAGGAGGAAGGAGGAATAGAGAGGCCGGGGAGGAATTTGGAGAAATCGAAGAGTATATTCGGATTGGAGAAAGGTAGAGTTATGTTGATAGGGAAGAGAGCGATAGAGGAGGTGGTGAAAATGGGGGATTCCGATGAGCCACTGTGGGTGAGAAGCGTTGAAACAGGAAGAGAGCTATTGAATTACGATGTGTATATGAAGGAATTAGCGGTCGGAAATGAGAGAGGGAAGAGAGAAGTGGAAGCGTCGAGAGAAACGGGTGTGGTGTTCGCTGATCTTCATCGATTGGTTCAGAGCTTCATGGATGTG GTTCAATGGAAGGAAATGTTTCCGTCGATGATCTCGAAGGCGTCGACTATGGAGGTCGTCTTCAATGGCGACGGTAACAACAGAGATGGTGCAGTTCAACTG ATGTTTGCAGAGCTCCAAATGCTGACCCCAACCATCCCTCCAAGAGAGATTTTTTTCATTCGAAGTTGCAAGCAACTAAGCCCCGGTAAGTGGGTCGTTGCTGATGTCTCCATCGACAAAGTCGGAGACCATGTCGACTCTTCTTCCTCTCGTTGTAGGAAACGCCCCTCTGGTTGCATCATCCAAGACCAATCTGACGGTCATTGTAAG GTCACGTGGGTGGAGCATTGGGAATGTCACAAGATTGGACTTCACACCATATACCGAACCATCGTCAATAGCGGTTTAATATTTGGAGCAACACATTGGATGTCCACGCTACAAATGCATTGTGAGTGGCAGGTTTTCTTCATGGCCACCAACGTTCCCATGAAGGATTCCACTG GAATCACCACTGTTGGTGGGAGAAAAAGTGTTCTTCGATTGGCTCAGAGAATGACCTCTAGTATTTATCAAGCTATCGGTGCTTCCAACAGCCATACATGGACCAAGGTTCAAAGCAAAATAGGTGAAACCATACGGATTGCTTCCAGAAAGAACTTGAAAAACCCACATGAACCTACTGGTTTGATCTTGTGTGCAGTTGCTTCTATTTGGCTACCTGTTTCCCCTAAACTCTTGTTCGAATTCTTGATCGATGAAGCTCGCCGACCCGAG TGGGATGTAATGTTAAGTAGCGGTCAAGCAGAAATGTTAGCAAACTTCGCCAAAGGACAAAATCGAGGCAATGCGGTTACTATCCAA GCAGTAAAATCAGATGAAACCAACAAGTGGATTCTACAAGATAGTCTAACAAACGAATACGAATCAACGGTTGTCTATGCTCAAGTTGACATGAATGGTATGAAGTCTGTGATGGCCGGGTTTGACTCAGGCAACATCACGACATTACCGACAGGGTTCTCAATCCTTCCAGATGGCCACCCAACAAGGCCATTGGTTATCAGTTCCAGCAAAGAAGAGAGGGAAACAAGAGGAGGCTCATTGCTAACAGTGGCATCTCAAATCCTAGTGAGTCCCTCTCCGACAGCCGAAACAACGTCACAGTCAGTCGAATATGTTAACAATATTATGTCACAtactttagaaaatattaaagcaAGCCTACAAGGTGAAGATGATTGA
- the LOC101219964 gene encoding 30S ribosomal protein S17, chloroplastic, with protein MSITLTSSSLLQIPPVQSLKKLSISSSFLHGSTPLSFLSKPSSSSSPFPSQTPNFLPSIRAMRSLQGRVVCATNDKTVAVEVVRLAPHPKYKRRIRIKKKYQAHDPDNQFQVGDFVELEKCRPISKMKTFLAIPVPARNSKKKAVEGGEGGELGIPLESQQEQV; from the coding sequence ATGTCTATAACTCTAACTTCCTCATCCCTTCTTCAAATTCCTCCAGTACAGAGCTTGAAGAAGCTCTCAATTTCCTCCTCTTTCCTCCATGGCTCAACTCCTCTCTCATTCCTCTCTAAGCCCTCTTCCTCATCGTCGCCATTCCCCTCCCAAACCCCCAATTTCCTCCCCTCCATTAGGGCCATGAGGTCCCTCCAAGGCCGCGTGGTTTGTGCCACCAACGACAAAACCGTCGCCGTTGAGGTAGTCCGATTAGCGCCTCATCCGAAATACAAGCGCCGGATTAGAATCAAGAAGAAGTACCAGGCACACGATCCGGATAACCAGTTCCAGGTTGGAGATTTTGTGGAGCTTGAAAAATGCCGTCCGATTAGTAAGATGAAGACGTTCCTGGCTATTCCGGTTCCAGCGAGGAATTCGAAGAAGAAAGCGGTGGAAGGTGGTGAGGGAGGAGAGCTTGGAATTCCATTGGAGTCTCAGCAAGAACAGGTTTGA